Sequence from the Ereboglobus luteus genome:
TCGCCAAAGCTGCCGGCGCGGGCACGATTCTTGGCGGCGGGGTTGCCGCGACCGGGGCGAATTATCTCGGCCTTGGCGACATCCGGATCGCCAACACCGGAGTCTCGCTCACGATCAATTCCGCCGCGGGTAATTTCGCCAACCAGCACGCCACAATTGCGGGCGGCCTCATCACGCTCGACAAAGGCGGCAGCCTCATCGTCACGGAAAACGACGCGCGCACGGCGTTTCGCCTTGTCCTCAACTCCGGCACGATCAGCGGCGGTTCGGACGCGGGTGATCGCGGCGTCCTGGCGCTCAATGGCGCCGACTTTGTTTACAACGCCGACGGTTCCGGCGGCAGCGCCTTCATTGATGCGCCGACGCTTGTTTTCAACACCGCGCAAAACACCACGGCCATGAGTGTGACGCTCAACAACACCGTCATGCAATCCGGCCTCGGCCTCGTGCGCAAAACCGGCGCCAACGCACTCACTTTTGCCGCCGGCGACACCGGCACGTTTGTCGCCGACGAGTTCGTGATCGAGTCCGCCCTCGGCGCCATCACGCTCAACCAGACCGCGCTCGACCTGGCAAACGGGATCACCTTTTCCGGCGCCAACGGCATCTTCACGAACCAGCTGACAACCACGACCGGGGGCCAGGTGTCCTTCGGTCGTGCCGACCAGTTGGGCGCCTCCTCGCTCAACATCGGCGGGGGCGTCATCACCAATTTGCTGCTCAACGGCCACGACCAAAACTTTTCGAGCATGAACCTCGGCAATGCCGCGCGCCTCGGCCTTTGGTTTGACTCCGCCACGCCTTCCACGCTGGGCATAAACGGCCTCGTCTTCGCCGGAAACAGCGAAGCCAACCCGTTTGCTGAAAATTTCCTCTCCATTTACAACTGGACGGGCAATCCCGCCAGCCATCTGGGTGACGGCGCGGTCGTGTCCGGCGGGCACACGGTTGTCGCCGGAGGCGGTGTGGATCTGTCGAAAATCTGGTTTCGCGGTTACGCGCCCGGCGCGGTGGACTTGGGCGGCGGCGTGCTTGCGCCGGTGGACTTTCTCACCACCACGCTCACGGGCGGGGGCAACTGGTTTGATTTCGCCCGCTGGACTCTGGACATTCCGGACCGGGCGGGCACCACGGTCATCGCGCCCCAGTTTGGCTCCGAAACCTCCGTCAATTTGCAGGGGCGCTCCGTCACCTTGGGGCATCTGGAAACCAGCCATCTGGGAAGCAGTCACAGCCGCACGCTGACGTTCACCTCGGGCACGGTTATTTTTGACAGCGGCCTCATGGTTGGCGGCACCAAAATGGCGTCCACGATCAGCGGCACGGGCGGGGTGCGAATCGTAAGCGCGATTGTGTTGGAAAACGACCTCGTCGTCACCGCGACCGGCGTGGTTTACGCAAACGGCGATGTTTTATACGGAGCGGCTCTGGGGGGGCGTTGTCCGGCACCGGCAACATCATCGCCGAAGGGAATCTGGTGTTGTATGGAGGCTCGGGTTACGCGCCCACTTACACAGGCACCGTCCATGCCTACAAGAGAATGATGCTGGGCGCTTACAACCACACCACGACCGGTCAGTTGTTTTACTGGGGTGGCGCGCTTGTCATGCACGAGGGATCGAGCTTGGGCTTGGGTTACCATAACAATGTCGGACTGAACACCCGCCTCATCATCGACGGCGATTTTTCTATGACCGCCGTTTACCTGAATTATGACGGCGATGTGGAACTGACCGCCGACCGCGTGATCACCACCAGCGGGAACGGCCAAAGGCATACTTTCCCGGATGTTGGTTTCGGCCCGGATTTGAACCTGACCGGCGCCGGGGCGTTGACGTTGAACGCCGTCAACACGCTGGTCATGAACAGCGGCTCCAATGTGTTTTCCGGCGGCTTCACCAAGTCCGGCGGGGGCACGGTGCGGGCGGATCTGCACAGCGATCTTGTCATGGGCGCCCTTGATGCGGGGCACAATTATTACGGCAGCGGCAGCGTCACGGTTGCCGGCGGCAATCTGTCCGTGGCCAACAATGGCTACGATGCCTACTTGCGCGGCCTCGTCACCACGACCGGCGGCAACTTGTTGTTCATTGGCAGCGGCTCCACTGTCGTCAGCGGCACCGTGCTCATGGGGAACGGCCGCAGCTTCACCGGCACCGGCGGCGGTGCCATCGAGTTTACCGACGCGTCGGTTTGGCAAACGACGGGTGCGAGCGGCGCGAACCTGATTTTTGACGGGGACTTGGTGGTAAACACGGCGTTTGTCGGCACCGGCGCCACGCAGCTTTACGCGCGGCCCACTCCCAATACGGAAATCCACATCACCTCGACGATGAGCGGCGGCATCACGAATGTCGGCACATTTTTCAAGCAAAGCGCGGGCGAGGCGTATCTCCACACCCCCGTGCACCTCGCCGCGCTCAACATTCAGGCGGGCAATCTCATCATCGGCGGGCACGATTATATGCTGCCGCGCACGGGCACCGTTGCGCCCACTCTCGCGATGGGCGGCGGCTTGCTCACGCTGGCGGGCGGCTCGACGGGCTCGCCAAACGTGACCACGTTCAACACCCTCACACTCACTGGCAACGCCGGGCTTTTCCTCAACGAGCATTCGTCCCTGTTGTTCAAGGGCGGCGTCACTTGGTCGGGCACCGGCTTCCAACTTTCACTCACCAACGACAGCGGCATTTGGTCGACGAGCGGCGCCCCGGGTGACTACGACACCTATGTTTATTTCACCAGCACCGCGGGATTTTCCGGGGCCAATGCCTGGCGGCTCGACCGGGTGAGTTTCACCGGCTACGAGGCGGGCGCGGAGTTGGTTCAGGTGAGCGGCAGCAACCTCTGGTTTCTCGCTCCCACCGGCGCCTCGCTCAACGAATGGGTGGGCGCGCGCGGCACCGGCATCGACACCGACCGCCTGTGGGGCTCCACGGTCAACTGGGTCGGCGGCGTGTCGAACGCCGCGGGCCGCACCGCCGTGGTGCGCGACGCCGACGGCTTGCTCAATGGCAACCGCATCCTTGTTGATGGCGCGTTTACCGTGGGGCAGCTGCTGCTGGAAAGCTCCGGCGGGCAGGTCTTCACCGTCGGCGGCACCAATGCCGGGGTGCTCGTGTTCGACAACGGCGGCGACAACGCCGTCCTGTCCAACTCCGGCAACCACACCGCCACCCTCGAAACGGACATGCGCCTCGATGGCGGCCTCGATTTCCGTCACACCAGCCCGAACACGCTTTACTTTAACAGCCGCGTCTCCGGCAGCGGCGGCATCGTTTACAGCAGCAACACCCTGATGTTTGTCGGCACGGCGGACGCCAGCGGCACGAGCGCCAGCGATTTCACCGGCGGCTTTCGCATTGTCGGCAGCACCGCCACCACCACTGGCGCGGCGGGCCTGCCGGTGGTGCGGATCGCAGCCGACGGCTCGCTGTTCGGCAGCGGCAGCTACAATGGCACCGACGCGGCGGGCAGCATCCAGTCGCTGACAATCGGCGACGGCACGCCCGGACGCTGGTATTACGTTGGGCTTGATACCGCGAATTCGGTGCGCGTGGTTGACGCCTCCCTGCGCATCGCGGGCAATTGGAATTTCGGCATCGGCGGCAACAACACCGGCGTGCTCACCTTCCGCAGCGCCGATCCCGGCTATGTGGAATCCGGCACATGGACGCTGCAGGGCAGCTACAACAGCGCCGTGTTGAACATCGAGCAGGATTTGCAGGGCCCCGGTGGACTGCGCATGAGCCTTTATGGCATGAGAGTGAACTTTTACGGCAACAACACGTTTGCCGGCGATGTCATCCTCGGGCATCTTAATAATATGTCCACTGGCGTCGGCTCCGACAGCGCGCTGGGCCGCGGAGTGGTGCGGCTGGTGGCCTCCCACCGACTCGACGCACTGGGTGGCGCCCGCACAATCAGCAACGAATTTGAATTCAATAGCACCCAAACAAGTGAATTTATCAATGGCTCCTTTATCCTGAACCACAGCGGCACCAGCACGCTCGCGCGGGACACTTCCGTCTCCGGTAATGTGGTTGTGTCCACCGGGCATGTTTTCTCCGGGGCAGGCAGTTTGGTGATTGGCGGCGCATGGCGGTTGGAAGGCGCGCATGAATACAGCGGCAACACTTCCATCAATCGTGGATCGACGCTGTCCATCGGCGACGCGCAATCCATCAGCAGCGGCACGCTGTTTTTTATCGCGTCCAACGAACCCCAAAAAACTTCCACACTGGCCTCTTGGGGCGGCCCCGTCACCCTGGCGAACACGGTGGTGTTTAATCATTACAACATCGGGTTGGACGGCGCGGCTGGCGCGCTGACTTTGTCGCAGACCAGCGCCCTGCCGGTTACATTGACCAACAACACAAACTTCACGGTCACCGGCAGCGTTGTGTTCGGGGAAAACTTCCGACTCACCGGCGCCTACGGCATCAACAAAACCGGCGCGGGCATGTTGACTATCAACAATAATAACAACGATTACACGGGCGATACGACCATCACGAACGGCACGCTGCGGGTGAACGCCGGCGGCGACATCGCGCTCGGCGGCGCCACGGCGGCGGGCGAGCACTACCTGGGCATGGGCCATGTGAAATTCACCAGCGGCAACTTCGCGCGCATGCTCGAACTGGTTGTCGGCGGCACGGCGGTGGATATCCACGGCAACCTCGCACTCAACGGGAACAGCGCCGTGAACACCGCGAGCATCAACATCACCGACACCGCCGGCGCGATCAGCGGCGCGAATATCGGCACCAACCTCGTCGTCGACACCGACTCCACCATCAGCGGAAACGCCTACGGCTACCTTCGCACCGCCGGCGATGTTATCAAAACCGGCGCGGCCACGCTGCACTGGACCGGCGGCAACATCGTGACGTCCAACCTCGTTTTGCGGGAGGGCGCGCTCGACCTTGGCAGCGTGAACAGCACGCGCACGGGCTTGGGGAACTTCACGCTCGGCTCCGCCACGCTCAACGTCAGCGGCAGCCAAACCTTTGCGGGCACGCTCTTCAATCTCGCCGGTTCCGGCACCATCAACATGAACGGCGCGTCCGGCTCCTCGCTGCTCACCTTCGCGGATGTGGGCTCATGGAACGGCACGCTCGACATCATCAACTGGAACGGCGACAGCACCTACGGCGGGGGCCTCACCCAAGTGCGCTTTGTCAACGATGTCCTAACCGCTTTCGACCACGCGAAACTCGCCACGATCAGTTTTTACAGCAGCGGAATCATCACCTACGCGCCCGGCGCCAGGGTCATCAAAACCACCCAGCAGTATTACGAACTCATCCCGACCGGCGTGAGTTCCATTTGGAACGGCAACGCCTCCCTCAACAACTGGAGCAGTGTCGGCAACTGGGAGACAAATGTGGCGCCCGGCGGCCCCGGCTCGGTGGCGGTCTTCTCGACTACACTCCAACTCAACGGCACCCCGGTGAACATCGACGTCGCAAACCTCACGCTCGGCGGCCTCATGTTCATGAACGACACGGGCGAAAACTATTCGATCGGGGGGCTGGCGTTCACCTTCGAGCAAATGGATTCCGATGAGGTCGCAAACCTGACGCTGCAAAACAACAACTCCGTGACGATCGCCAACGCCGGCGTTGCCCTGGCCAACCGTCTCGTCGTGAGCACGGTCGGCACCGGCACGCTCACGATCAACGCGCCCGTAAGCGGCACGCAAGGCATGATCAAAAGCGGCGCGGGCGAGTTGGTCTTGGCCAGTAACGCCAGCAGTTTTTCGGGCGGCATCACCCTGCTCGACGGCACGCTGACCGCGGCCGCCAGCTCGTCTGCTTCCTCGGGTTCCGTGATCGCCGGCCCCCTCGGCACCGGCACGCTCACGGTGGCTGGCACGCTCGCCCCGACGCTCGCCTTCACCGCCGCCGGCGCGCAAACAATCGACAACGCCATCAATCTCGACAGCCAACTCGACGGCACCGACGCGGTGGACATCACACTCAAACTCGACGCCGCCTCCGGCAATGAAACGACGCTGATCGGCGGCATCGCGCAGAGCGGTTCCGGCGTTGCTTCCCTTGAAAAAACCGGCGACGGCGCGCTCACGCTCGCGGCCGCCAGCGCGCACACCGGCACGACCACTGTGAGCGCGGGCACGCTCGCCTTCACCGCAGCGAACGCCATCGCCAGCAGCACGGCGGTCATCGTCAACGCAACCCTCGCGACCGGCGACATCGAGCAAACGCTAACCAATCTCTCCGGCACCGGCCACATCATCGCGGGCGCCGATGGCAACAACCTTACCGGTCACGTCATCGCGCTCAACACCGAGGCCACGACCTACTCCGGCAGCATCACCGGCGACGGCGCGCTCACCAAAACCGGCACCGGCGCGCTCACGCTTTCAGGCACAAATACCCACACGGGCATGACCACCATCAACGGCGGCGTGCTCGCCGTCACCGGCTGGACAGGCAGCGCCTCGGCCATCCACATCGGCGGAGCCGCCGGCACGAGCGGCACGGTCAACGTCAGCGGATATTTCGGCGCCGTCGGCAACCTGTATGTCGGCAACTCCGGCACCGGCTTCATGACGATCACCGACAGCGGCACCGTTCAAAACGTTCACGGCTACATCGGCAACAATTCCTCCCGCCTCGGAGTCGTGACGGTGACCGATTCCAGCGTTTGGCAGAACACGGGCAACTTGTATGTCGGCAACTCGGGCACCGGTTTTCTGTCCATTGAAGGCAACGGCACTGTTCAAAATACCACCGCCTACATTGGCTACAACACCTCCAGCTCCGGCAGCGTGATG
This genomic interval carries:
- a CDS encoding beta strand repeat-containing protein, whose translation is MEAQSTWQKTGNGTWGAAANWDNGVPNAADATAIISNDLSAGNHTIDLANPGFTVGTLSIEGSNATASTILIRTSTLTFAASGGQSAFLNYQGSNYITISSVINLLSDLTIQAGTDPSLPAFASKLTISGRIDGNGNTLYVNAGHAPATTTISGAITGVGTQLVKTGGGALVFSNSNNTFSGGLDISAGTVNTTLAKAAGAGTILGGGVAATGANYLGLGDIRIANTGVSLTINSAAGNFANQHATIAGGLITLDKGGSLIVTENDARTAFRLVLNSGTISGGSDAGDRGVLALNGADFVYNADGSGGSAFIDAPTLVFNTAQNTTAMSVTLNNTVMQSGLGLVRKTGANALTFAAGDTGTFVADEFVIESALGAITLNQTALDLANGITFSGANGIFTNQLTTTTGGQVSFGRADQLGASSLNIGGGVITNLLLNGHDQNFSSMNLGNAARLGLWFDSATPSTLGINGLVFAGNSEANPFAENFLSIYNWTGNPASHLGDGAVVSGGHTVVAGGGVDLSKIWFRGYAPGAVDLGGGVLAPVDFLTTTLTGGGNWFDFARWTLDIPDRAGTTVIAPQFGSETSVNLQGRSVTLGHLETSHLGSSHSRTLTFTSGTVIFDSGLMVGGTKMASTISGTGGVRIVSAIVLENDLVVTATGVVYANGDVLYGAALGGRCPAPATSSPKGIWCCMEARVTRPLTQAPSMPTRE